A window of Variovorax paradoxus EPS genomic DNA:
CGTACGCGTCGCGCAGCTCGTTGATCGCGTGGGTGAGCGTTTCGCTTGCGAAGGTGCCGCCGTAGTTGCCGAAGTGGCCGGTGGCGTCGGGTTGCTGGTAATCCTGGAAATTGCTTTGCATGGTTCTCGATCGTTGGGCCGCAGCCCGAATGACGATCGGGTGCGGCGGCTAACTGGAGAAGGACGAGGCGTCTGCTGCTCTGACGGCTGCGACGAATTGCCGGATCTTTCCGGCGTCCTTCAGGCCCTTGTTCCCGGGACCGTCGATTTCGACGCCCGAGCTCACATCAACGGACAGCGTCTTGCAGCGCGTCCGCAGGATGCGAATGCCATCGCTCACGTTTGCAGGTGTGAGCCCACCACTCAAGACGAGGTGAGCGTCGACGGCGGGTGGAAGAAGTGACCAATCGAAAGCCTTGCCGCCACCGCCATAACCTTCGACATGCGCGTCGAGCAGGATGGCCTGGGCGTGGGAGTAATCGGACGCGTATTTTACGAGGTCGAAGCCGGCACCGGCAGCCCCCAGCGGAATGCGGGCGGCGCGCATGTAGCGAAAGAGGCCGGGGCCGGTGGCTTCCTCGCACTGTTCGGGCGTCTCTTCGCCATGGAACTGTGCGATGGCGCCCTTCACGCGGGCAAGCGACGCTATGACTTTGGGAGCATCCTCGTTCACGAACAGCAGCACTGGCGTGATGAAGGGGGGGAGGCGAGCGGCAAGTTCGGCGGCACGTTCAGCCGTGATGGCGCGAGGGCTTTTGGTGTAGAGCACGAAACCGACGGCATCGGCACCCGCTTCGACCGCGGCATCCACGTCGGCCTCGCGCGTGAGGCCACAGATCTTGATGCGGGTGCGGGGGAGCGATGACGTCATGGCGGGCCATCATAAGGAGCGCCGCCAGCCTGCAGCGTGGCCTCGGCCGGCAGACCCCACTTGGCGTCGTACAACGGGCCGAGGAAGTACAAACCGTCCGCGGAGAAGGTGGGCGCAGCCACCTTGCGGCTGCGCGCCTCGAGCACCTCGGCGATCCACTCGGGCCGCTCATCGCCGCGGCCGATGCGCACGAGGCAGCCCATCAGGTTGCGGATCATGTGGTGCAGGAAGGCGTCGGCCTCGAATTCGAAGTGCCAGCGGCAGCGCTCGCCGTCGCCGACACGCGTGATCTCGATGCGGCGCAGATTCTTCACAGGCGATTTGGCCTGGCAGGCCGAGGCGCGGAACGAACTGAAGTCATGCGTGCCGATGAGCACCGCGGCGGCTTTGCGCATCGCATCGCCATCGAGCGGATGCATCGACCAGCCGACCCGGCCCGAATCCAGGCTCGGCCGCACCGGCGATTGCGACAGCACGTAGAGGTAGCGGCGCGCGAGGGCACTGGCGCGGCAATGGAACTCGTCGGGCACCGGCTGGGCCCACTGCACCGCGATGTCGTCGGGCAGGAAGCGGTTGGTGCCGCGCATCCAGGAGAAGGGTTCGCGTTCGATCTCGGTGTCGAAGTGCACCACCTGCATCAGCGCATGCACGCCGGCATCGGTCCGGCCGGCGCACAGCGTGCCGATGCGACCAGATGGGTCGGCGGCGAACTTCGCGAGGGCCGCTTCGAGCTTGTCCTGCACCGTGCGGCCCGAGCGCTGGCTCTGCCAGCCCTCGTACGCCTGGCCGTTGTAGCGGATGCCGAGCGCCAGCCTCACGAATTCAGGAACGGAAACAGCAATGGCTCAGCGCAGTTCCGCGAGCAGTTGCTTGGCTTGCGACTTGAGGTCGCCAGCGCTTTCGGCTTCGACTTCCTCGACCAGCGAACGCGCGCCTTCGACGTCGCCGATGGCTTGCAGTTCGCGCGCCAGTGAGAGCTTGACGGCGTGGGGGCTGTCTTCGCCTTCGTCGTCGAACGCGCTGGCGGCGCGCGCCGGTTCGGACGCACCGTTGGAGCGGGCCGGCAGGCCTGCCAGGGCGCTCATGTCGAACTCGATGAAGCCCGAGTCGGCAGGCAACGCATTGCCCAGCGTAGCTGGACGCGTGTTGTCCGCATCGTTCAGGTTCAAGGGGCGCGTATTGGGCGTGAGGGCGCCGGGGGCCGTGTCGAAATCGTTCTCGAGGTCGACGGGCGGCGTCACATGGCCATTGGACAGCGGTGCTGCGGGGCGTGCCGTCGTCGGAGCGGGTGCATAGGCCGACTTCGGCAGGCTCGCGCCGACCGGTGCGTGGCTTGGTGCCGGTGCCAGCGGCATCGGTTGGCTCAGGTCCAGGTCGAAGTCCAGCGGTGCCACGGAAGGCACGAAGGCCGGCGGCGGGGCCGAGGCAATCGGCGGCGGTGCAACGGGCGTCGGCACTGCGGCCACTGGCGGCTTGGCGGCGGACGCCAAGGCGCCTGCGAAGGCGGCCGTTTCGGCCTGGCTTGCGCTGCGGGGCGCGCCCGATTCGTACAGCGGGTTGCCCGGATCGAGGTCCTTGCCCATGTCGACTACGCGGTTCCAGTCGGAACCCGAGCCGCCGGTCAGCTTGTGCACTTCGGTGGCCAGGCCTTCGTAGGCGCGCACATCACGGCGCTTGGCGTGGATCTCGAGCAGCTTGAGGTGGATGGCGGTGCGGTCCGGGTTCAGGCGCAGTGCTTCGCGCAGGATTTCCTCGGCTTGCAGGTCGCGGCCGTAGGCCAGGTAGACGTCCGCTTCGGCGACGGGATCAACGTCGCCCGCATCGAGCTGGCTCGGCGAGTAAGACAGCGACGACACGCTCGAGTCGCCGCGGTGCTTGGTGTCGACCGATTCGCCGCCGCTGGCACCGAAGAACGAGTCTTTCGGAATGCGGCTCTCGAGGAACACGCTTTCGCTCATTTCCTCCCGGCGGCGGCCCAGCACGCGGTACAGCAGGAAGCCGACCAGGAGCGCAATCAGCGCGGCGCCGCCGAGCATCAGCGGGTTGTCCAGCAGTTCTTCGAAGAAGCTGCGTTCCGGCGGCGGAGGCGGAGCGGCCTTGACCACCGGCTTTGGAGCGGCAGCCGGTGCAGGCGTCGCGACCGCGGCGCTGGCGGCTGCCGCGGGCACTGCGGCCGCAGCGTTGGTGGCGGGGGGCGTGACGGCCGGGTCCGCTGCTGGCGCAGGCGTGGGTGCGGCCGTTGCCTCAGGCGTCGGTGCGGCGGCTGCCGCTGCGGGAGCGGGTGCTGCCACAGGTGCGGGCGTGGGGGCAGGGACAACGACTGCTGGCGCCGGGTTGGCGGCGACCGGCGGCGGCGTCGTGGCGCTGGTTGATGGCGTCGGCACAGGAATGCCGGGCGCGGCAGGTGCTGGTGCGGCAGCGGGTGCCGAGGAGCCGGCGCCAGCCTTGAGCTTGTTCAGCTCGTTGATGTTCTTGGACAGCTCCGCCATGCGGTTGCTGCTTTCTTGCGCCTGGCGGGCCTGCGCGATCTTTTCGTCGGCTGCACGGGTGGAAGCGCTGCCTTGCGAAATCGTGAGCTTGTCGGGGGCGCTGGCCGCTGCATTGCGGTCTTCGACGTTCGCCTGCAGCTTGCCTGAGGCCTTGCGGCTGGCGGCGGCGACGTTCGACGTCGGTGCGTTCTCTGCGAGGCGCTGGCGGTAGTTGCCGAAGTCGCGGCTTTGCGCGGTGACCGTGCGGCGTGCCTCGGCGGCGGGAACGGCGCTCGCTTCGGTGGCGCCCGGCAGTTCGAGCACGGCGCCTGCCTTGATGCGGTTGACGTTGCCGCCAATGAACGCATCGGGGTTGGCGAGCAGCAGGGCGACCAGCATCTGGTCGAGCGACACGTCGGCCGGCTTGTGGGCACCGGCAATCTTGCCGGCGGTATCGCCGCGCTGAACCGTGACTTGCTCGCCGCCCGCGCGGGGCGCCGTTGCTGCCGCCGCTGCAGGAGCGGTGGCCGGGGTTGCGGGTGCGGGCGCAGCTGCTGCGACGGGGGGCGCTGCGGATGCGACGGCCGCGGCACGTTCACGGCGTGCGCGGGCTGCCGCCACGGCAGGGCGCTCGACCGGGGTGCTGATCTGGGGAGCGATCGGCACGGCCGGAGCCGCCGCCTGTCGCGTGACCGGCGGATCGAGCAGCACGGTGTAGTCGCGAACGATGCGGCCCGAGGAGCCGTTGGCTTCGAGCAGCAGGTCGATGAAGGGGTCGCTGAGCGGGCGGCTGCCGCTCAGGCGCACCACATACTGGCCGCCCGCACGGCGCTGCAGCGTCGCCTTGACGTCGCCCAATGCCGAGTTGTAGGGGATGCCTGCGTTCTTGAAGGCTTCAGGGGTGGCGATGTTGATCTTCAGGCCGTCCGCTTCGGCGGCCGCGATCTCGGTCACATCGATCTCTGCGCGAAGCGGTTCACCCAGCGCCGATTGCACCTTCAACTGCCCCAGCGTGAACGCGCTGGCGTCGGTGCTGGCCATTCCCAGGGCCACGGCGGCGGCCGCACCCAGGATGGAAAGGCGCCAACCGCTGAACGATGGGGAGGGGCGAACGGCCGATGGGCGGGCCGCGGGCAACAGATGTCTTGTCATGCTGATAGGGGCGGCTCAGGCCCAGAATTTGTAAGAGGACGTTAGCATCATCACCCCGGGCTGACAAGGCAATGCGCCTGTTCTACCCAGTGCGCGCATACTTACGAACACACTTTTCGTTGCCAAACTGCAACAATTCGGGATTCGAAGGCCTGAGCGACCCGCATCAGGCTTCGAGCAGGATGCGCAGCATGCGGCGCAGCGGTTCTGCGGCACCCCACAGCAACTGGTCGCCGATGGTGAAGGCGCCGACGTATTCGGGGCCCATCGCCAGCTTGCGGATGCGGCCGACCGGAATGTTCATGGTGCCCGTCACCGCCACCGGCGTCAGGTCCTTGAGGGTGGCTTCGCGGGTGTTCGGCACCACGCTGGCCCAAGGGTTGTCCGCGGCGATCATCGCTTCGATGTCGGCCACAGGCACATCCTTCTTGAGCTTGAAGGTCAGCGCCTGGCTATGGCAGCGCATGGCGCCGATGCGCACGCAGAAACCGTCGACCGGCACGGCGGCGGTGCCGAAGCCCGCGCCCTGGCCGAGGATCTTGTTGGTTTCGGCGCCGGCCTTCCATTCTTCCTTCGACATGCCGTCGCCCAGGTCCTTGTCGATCCAGGGGATCAGCGAGCCGCCGAGCGGGGCGCCGAAGTTGGCCGTTTCGGCCGCGCTCAGATTCTGCTGCTTGTGCAGCACCTTGCGGTCGATTTCGAGAATGGCCGACTTCGGGTCGTCCAGCAGCGCGCGCACTTCGGTGTTGAGGGTGCCGAACTGGGTCAGCAGTTCGCGCATGTGCTGCGCGCCGCCACCCGAGGCTGCCTGGTAGGTCATGCTGGTCATCCACTCGACCAGGCCGGCCTTGTAGAGGGCGCCCACGCCCATGAGCATGCAGCTCACGGTGCAGTTGCCGCCGATCCAGTTCTTGCCGCCGTTGGTGAGGGCGTTCTGGATTACCGGGAGGTTGACCGGGTCCAGCACGATGACCGCGTCGTCCTGCATGCGAAGGGTGGAGGCGGCGTCGATCCAGTGGCCGGTCCAGCCGGCGGCGCGCAGCTTGGGGAAGACCTCGCTGGTGTAGTCGCCGCCCTGGCAGGTGATGACGATGTCGCACTTCTTCAGTGCTTCGATGTCGTTCGCATCCTTCAGCGCGGTTTCGTTCTTGGCCATCGCCGGGGCCTTGCCGCCGGCGTTGGAAGTCGAGAAGAAGACTGGCTCGATGAGACCGAAGTCGCCTTCGGCCTGCATGCGGTCCATCAGGACCGAGCCGACCATGCCGCGCCAGCCTACGAGGCCGACCAGAGGTTGAGATGCGTTCGCCATTTCAGTTTGCCCTTATGAAAAAAGAAAAAGTTGTCTTTTCTTGCCCCCGACTCGTCGAGCCGGGGAGGGGCGTGACGAAGCGGGCTGCGGTTAGCCGGTAATCGTCTTTTTGGTGATTGCTGCAACGACCGCGTCGCCCATTTCGCGGGTGCCGACGCGCTTCGTACCTTCTGACCAGATGTCACCCGTGCGCAGCCCCGAGGCCAGCACGTCCTTGACCGCCGACTCGATACGGTCGGCAGCTTCGGGTTGGTTGAGTGAAAAGCGGAGCATCATGGCAGCGGACAGGATTGTAGCCAAAGGATTGGCAACCCCTTTGCCGGCAATGTCGGGCGCGCTGCCGTGGCTCGGCTCGTACAGGCCCTGGTTGCTCGAATTGAGCGACGCGGAGGGCAACATGCCGATGGAGCCGGTGAGCATCGCGGCCTCGTCCGAGAGGATGTCGCCGAACATGTTGCCGGTGACCACCACGTCGAATTTCTTGGGCGCCTTCACGAGCTGCATGGCTGCGTTGTCGACCAGCATGTGGTCGAGTTCCACGTCCGGATATTCCTTCGCGACGTCGAGCATCACGTCTTTCCACAACTGCGAGGTTTCCAGCACGTTGTTCTTGTCGACGCTGGTCACGCGCTTGCTGCGCTTGCGGGCCGCTTCGAAGGCCACGCGCCCGATGCGCTCGATCTCGGGGCGCGAGTAGCGCATCGTGTCGAACGCTTCCTCGGCGCCCGGAAAGTGCCCATCCGTCGCGATGCGGCGGCCGCGCGGCTGGCCGAAGTAGATGTCGCCAGTCAGTTCGCGAATGATGAGGATGTCCAGTCCCGCGATCAGTTCGGGCTTCAGGCTCGATGCATCCACCAGTTCCTCGTAGCAGATTGCCGGGCGGAAGTTCGCGAAGAGCCCGAGGTTCTTGCGCAGCCCCAGGATGGCCTGCTCGGGGCGCAGCGGCCGGTCGAGCTTGTCGTACTTCCAGTCGCCGACCGCGCCGAACAGCACCGCGTCGGATTCCTTGGCGAGCTTGAGCGTCGATTCGGGCAGCGGGTGGCCGTGCGCCTCGTAGGCCGCGCCGCCGACCAGCGCCGACTCCATCTCGAACTTCAGGTCGAGGACGTCGAGGACCCTGACGGCTTCCGCCACGATTTCGGTGCCGATGCCGTCACCCGGGAGAACTGCGATTTTCATAAGTTGGTCTGAGGTTTGAATGCGGAAATGGTGAGGCTGATCACGAGATCATCGTGTGCGCGAGCCAGGGCTTCTGCGCCAGGCGCTCGGTCTCGAAGGCCTTGATCTTGTCCTTGTGGCGCAGCGTGAGGCCGATGTCGTCCAAGCCGTTGATCAGGCAGTACTTGCGGAAAGCCTGCATGTCGAACGCGAGCTCGCCGCCATCGGGCTTCACGACCACCTGGCGCTCCAGATCGATGGTCAGCGAATAGCCCGGGAAGGCAAAGGCCTCATCGAACAACTGTGCGACCTGTGCTTCGGACAGCACGATCGGCAGCAGGCCGTTCTTGAAGCTGTTGTTGAAGAAGATGTCCGCATAGCTCGGCGCGATGATCGCGCGGAAGCCGTACTGGTCGAGCGCCCACGGTGCGTGTTCGCGCGACGAGCCGCAGCCGAAGTTCTTGCGCGCGAGCAGCACCGAAGCGCCCGCGTAGCGCGGCTGGTTCAGCACGAAGTCCGGGTTCGGCTTGCGGGTGGCCGGGTCTTGGCCCGGAAAGCCGGCGTCCAGGTAGCGCCATTCGTCGAACAGGTTCACGCCGAAGCCGGTCTTCTTGATCGACTTGAGAAACTGCTTGGGAATGATCGCGTCGGTGTCGACGTTCTCGCGGTCCATGGGGGCCACGAGGCCCTTGTGCACGGTGAATTTCTGCATGTGATGTCTCCAGGTCAGGCGAAGGTGCGCACGTCGACGAAATGGCCGTGCACAGCGGCAGCGGCGGCCATGGCCGGGCTCACGAGGTGGGTGCGGCCACCGGCGCCCTGGCGGCCTTCGAAGTTGCGGTTCGAGGTCGATGCGCAGCGCTCACCGGGCTCGAGGCGGTCGGCGTTCATCGCGAGGCACATCGAGCAGCCGGGTTCGCGCCATTCGAAGCCTGCGGCCTTGAAGATCACGTCCAGGCCTTCGCGCTCGGCCTGCTCCTTCACCACGCCCGAGCCGGGCACGACCATCGCGAGCTTCACGTTCTTCGCGACCTTCTGGCCGAGCTTCTTCACGACCGCCGCGGCTTCGCGCATGTCTTCGATGCGGCTGTTGGTGCACGAGCCGATGAACACCTTGTCGATGAAGATGTCGTTCATCGCCTTGTTCGGCTCCAGGCCCATGTAGACCAGCGCGCGCTCGATGGCGCCGCGCTTGCTGGCGTCCTTTTCCTTGTCGGGATCGGGCACGCGGCCGTTGATGTCGACCACCATCTCGGGCGAGGTGCCCCAGGTGACCTGCGGCGGGATCTGCGCGGCATCGAGCTCGACCACGGCGTCGAAGGCCGCGCCGGGGTCGGACTGCAGCGTGCGCCAGTAGGTGGTCGCCTGTTCCCACTCCACGCCGGTGGGTGCGAGCGGTCGGCCCTTGATGTAGCTGATGGTCTTCTCGTCGACGGCCACGAGGCCCGCGCGCGCACCGGCCTCGATGGCCATGTTGCAGACCGTCATGCGGCCTTCCATGCTCAGGTCGCGAATGGCGGAGCCCGCGAATTCGATGGTGTAGCCGGTGCCGCCGGCGGTGCCGATCTTGCCGATGATGGCCAGCACGATGTCCTTCGCCGTGCAGCCGAGGGGCAGCTTGCCTTCGACCTTCACCAGCATGTTCTTCGCCTTCTTGCCCAGCAGCGTCTGCGTGGCCATGACGTGCTCGACCTCGCTGGTGCCGATGCCGTGCGCCAGCGCGCCGAACGCACCGTGCGTGGAGGTGTGCGAGTCGCCGCAGACGACCGTCATGCCCGGCAGCGTTGCGCCCGACTCCGGGCCGATCACGTGCACGATGCCCTGGCGCTTGCTCAGGAACGGAAAGAACGCGGCGGCGCCGAATTCGGCGATGTTCTTGTCCAGCGTGGTGACCTGCTCCTTGCTGGTCGGGTCGGCGATGCCTTCGTAGCCGCGTGCCCAGCCGGTGGTCGGGGTGTTGTGGTCGGCCGTGGCCACTACAGAGCTGATGCGCCAGAGCTTCCGGCCTGCTTCGCGCAGCCCTTCGAAGGCTTGCGGGCTGGTGACTTCGTGCACCAGGTGGCGGTCGATGTAGAGGATCGCGGTGCCGTCTTCCTCGGTGTGGACGACGTGTTCGTCCCAGATCTTGTCGTAGAGCGTGCGTGCCATGTCGGTCTCTTGTCTTTCGTGGGGAAATGGATTGTCTGTCTATGCGGCCCGTGCCGCGAGCTGTTCGGGGGCGTCGGCAGAATCAGCCGCCGCGTGCAGGTG
This region includes:
- a CDS encoding phosphoribosylanthranilate isomerase, whose protein sequence is MTSSLPRTRIKICGLTREADVDAAVEAGADAVGFVLYTKSPRAITAERAAELAARLPPFITPVLLFVNEDAPKVIASLARVKGAIAQFHGEETPEQCEEATGPGLFRYMRAARIPLGAAGAGFDLVKYASDYSHAQAILLDAHVEGYGGGGKAFDWSLLPPAVDAHLVLSGGLTPANVSDGIRILRTRCKTLSVDVSSGVEIDGPGNKGLKDAGKIRQFVAAVRAADASSFSS
- the truA gene encoding tRNA pseudouridine(38-40) synthase TruA, which translates into the protein MRLALGIRYNGQAYEGWQSQRSGRTVQDKLEAALAKFAADPSGRIGTLCAGRTDAGVHALMQVVHFDTEIEREPFSWMRGTNRFLPDDIAVQWAQPVPDEFHCRASALARRYLYVLSQSPVRPSLDSGRVGWSMHPLDGDAMRKAAAVLIGTHDFSSFRASACQAKSPVKNLRRIEITRVGDGERCRWHFEFEADAFLHHMIRNLMGCLVRIGRGDERPEWIAEVLEARSRKVAAPTFSADGLYFLGPLYDAKWGLPAEATLQAGGAPYDGPP
- a CDS encoding FimV/HubP family polar landmark protein, with amino-acid sequence MASTDASAFTLGQLKVQSALGEPLRAEIDVTEIAAAEADGLKINIATPEAFKNAGIPYNSALGDVKATLQRRAGGQYVVRLSGSRPLSDPFIDLLLEANGSSGRIVRDYTVLLDPPVTRQAAAPAVPIAPQISTPVERPAVAAARARRERAAAVASAAPPVAAAAPAPATPATAPAAAAATAPRAGGEQVTVQRGDTAGKIAGAHKPADVSLDQMLVALLLANPDAFIGGNVNRIKAGAVLELPGATEASAVPAAEARRTVTAQSRDFGNYRQRLAENAPTSNVAAASRKASGKLQANVEDRNAAASAPDKLTISQGSASTRAADEKIAQARQAQESSNRMAELSKNINELNKLKAGAGSSAPAAAPAPAAPGIPVPTPSTSATTPPPVAANPAPAVVVPAPTPAPVAAPAPAAAAAAPTPEATAAPTPAPAADPAVTPPATNAAAAVPAAAASAAVATPAPAAAPKPVVKAAPPPPPERSFFEELLDNPLMLGGAALIALLVGFLLYRVLGRRREEMSESVFLESRIPKDSFFGASGGESVDTKHRGDSSVSSLSYSPSQLDAGDVDPVAEADVYLAYGRDLQAEEILREALRLNPDRTAIHLKLLEIHAKRRDVRAYEGLATEVHKLTGGSGSDWNRVVDMGKDLDPGNPLYESGAPRSASQAETAAFAGALASAAKPPVAAVPTPVAPPPIASAPPPAFVPSVAPLDFDLDLSQPMPLAPAPSHAPVGASLPKSAYAPAPTTARPAAPLSNGHVTPPVDLENDFDTAPGALTPNTRPLNLNDADNTRPATLGNALPADSGFIEFDMSALAGLPARSNGASEPARAASAFDDEGEDSPHAVKLSLARELQAIGDVEGARSLVEEVEAESAGDLKSQAKQLLAELR
- the asd gene encoding aspartate-semialdehyde dehydrogenase is translated as MANASQPLVGLVGWRGMVGSVLMDRMQAEGDFGLIEPVFFSTSNAGGKAPAMAKNETALKDANDIEALKKCDIVITCQGGDYTSEVFPKLRAAGWTGHWIDAASTLRMQDDAVIVLDPVNLPVIQNALTNGGKNWIGGNCTVSCMLMGVGALYKAGLVEWMTSMTYQAASGGGAQHMRELLTQFGTLNTEVRALLDDPKSAILEIDRKVLHKQQNLSAAETANFGAPLGGSLIPWIDKDLGDGMSKEEWKAGAETNKILGQGAGFGTAAVPVDGFCVRIGAMRCHSQALTFKLKKDVPVADIEAMIAADNPWASVVPNTREATLKDLTPVAVTGTMNIPVGRIRKLAMGPEYVGAFTIGDQLLWGAAEPLRRMLRILLEA
- the leuB gene encoding 3-isopropylmalate dehydrogenase; protein product: MKIAVLPGDGIGTEIVAEAVRVLDVLDLKFEMESALVGGAAYEAHGHPLPESTLKLAKESDAVLFGAVGDWKYDKLDRPLRPEQAILGLRKNLGLFANFRPAICYEELVDASSLKPELIAGLDILIIRELTGDIYFGQPRGRRIATDGHFPGAEEAFDTMRYSRPEIERIGRVAFEAARKRSKRVTSVDKNNVLETSQLWKDVMLDVAKEYPDVELDHMLVDNAAMQLVKAPKKFDVVVTGNMFGDILSDEAAMLTGSIGMLPSASLNSSNQGLYEPSHGSAPDIAGKGVANPLATILSAAMMLRFSLNQPEAADRIESAVKDVLASGLRTGDIWSEGTKRVGTREMGDAVVAAITKKTITG
- the leuD gene encoding 3-isopropylmalate dehydratase small subunit; this translates as MQKFTVHKGLVAPMDRENVDTDAIIPKQFLKSIKKTGFGVNLFDEWRYLDAGFPGQDPATRKPNPDFVLNQPRYAGASVLLARKNFGCGSSREHAPWALDQYGFRAIIAPSYADIFFNNSFKNGLLPIVLSEAQVAQLFDEAFAFPGYSLTIDLERQVVVKPDGGELAFDMQAFRKYCLINGLDDIGLTLRHKDKIKAFETERLAQKPWLAHTMIS
- the leuC gene encoding 3-isopropylmalate dehydratase large subunit, giving the protein MARTLYDKIWDEHVVHTEEDGTAILYIDRHLVHEVTSPQAFEGLREAGRKLWRISSVVATADHNTPTTGWARGYEGIADPTSKEQVTTLDKNIAEFGAAAFFPFLSKRQGIVHVIGPESGATLPGMTVVCGDSHTSTHGAFGALAHGIGTSEVEHVMATQTLLGKKAKNMLVKVEGKLPLGCTAKDIVLAIIGKIGTAGGTGYTIEFAGSAIRDLSMEGRMTVCNMAIEAGARAGLVAVDEKTISYIKGRPLAPTGVEWEQATTYWRTLQSDPGAAFDAVVELDAAQIPPQVTWGTSPEMVVDINGRVPDPDKEKDASKRGAIERALVYMGLEPNKAMNDIFIDKVFIGSCTNSRIEDMREAAAVVKKLGQKVAKNVKLAMVVPGSGVVKEQAEREGLDVIFKAAGFEWREPGCSMCLAMNADRLEPGERCASTSNRNFEGRQGAGGRTHLVSPAMAAAAAVHGHFVDVRTFA